A genomic segment from Alteribacillus bidgolensis encodes:
- the hemQ gene encoding hydrogen peroxide-dependent heme synthase, translating into MGEASQTLDGWFCLHDLRKIDWASWKKVPSEERQSMIHEFLNMLESWQTVEDNKTGSHALYTIVGQKADIIMMVLRPNMQELNDVETAFNKLKLADYTIPSYSYVSVVELGNYMPPKDGSDPLDSPEIRERIFPILPKWNHICFYPMDKKREGSDNWYSLPMKERRELMRAHGMTGRKYAGKIKQIITGSTGLDDWEWGVTLFAHEALQFKKLIYEMRFDEVSAKYGDFGQFFVGNILPPEKVEAFLHV; encoded by the coding sequence ACACTTGATGGTTGGTTCTGTCTCCATGACTTGCGAAAAATAGACTGGGCTTCTTGGAAAAAAGTTCCCAGTGAAGAACGGCAAAGTATGATTCATGAGTTTTTAAACATGCTTGAATCCTGGCAGACCGTGGAAGATAATAAAACGGGCAGCCACGCTTTGTATACGATTGTTGGCCAAAAAGCTGATATTATTATGATGGTTCTTCGGCCTAATATGCAAGAATTAAATGATGTTGAAACAGCCTTTAACAAATTAAAACTTGCAGATTATACGATCCCTTCCTATTCTTACGTTTCCGTTGTAGAGCTTGGTAACTATATGCCGCCAAAAGACGGAAGCGATCCATTAGACAGCCCTGAAATTCGCGAACGTATTTTTCCTATTTTGCCAAAGTGGAACCATATTTGTTTTTACCCCATGGATAAAAAGCGTGAAGGCAGCGACAATTGGTATTCCCTTCCAATGAAAGAACGGCGTGAATTAATGAGAGCACATGGCATGACAGGGCGAAAGTATGCAGGTAAAATAAAGCAGATTATTACAGGCTCTACTGGTCTTGATGATTGGGAATGGGGTGTAACTCTGTTTGCACACGAAGCGCTTCAATTTAAAAAGCTAATTTATGAAATGCGCTTTGATGAAGTTTCAGCAAAATATGGAGATTTTGGCCAATTTTTCGTAGGTAATATTTTACCTCCTGAAAAAGTGGAAGCCTTCTTACATGTATAA